From Mauremys mutica isolate MM-2020 ecotype Southern chromosome 17, ASM2049712v1, whole genome shotgun sequence, one genomic window encodes:
- the LOC123351895 gene encoding interferon-inducible GTPase 5-like, producing the protein MAGTRSFWADLFLDWGSNLSGLSHEECEEFQAAVCAGNLAEAITVVKKSDALLKNTKLDVAITGEQGSGRSSFINAIRSLADDDEGAAETEVTESAKEPTPYPHPKHPNVMMWDLPGIGTPNYPANAYVEKVDFARYDFFIIITAGRFRESDANLAQEIQRMGKKFYFVRSKVDVDLCSERKGKMKVKEETVLQTIRNDCIRNLQKAGILSPQVFLVSRWDFEEHDAPRLQETFSNELDTHRRHAIFHVLLSTSEQPLNWKKEAVEQQIWKQAFNSGAIATIPLPFLSVWWDVGVLVDNVTKFCESFGLDDYSLRALEKPMGKSGELKTVIQFPLAKDRSRDEAFKLLKEATGQVMMIAKYFISMIPGIGTVIAAVTSYRVTGRLLRTFVAQVAEDAQRVLKRALEGAEKRD; encoded by the coding sequence ATGGCAGGTACAAGAAGTTTCTGGGCAGATTTATTTTTAGACTGGGGCAGTAACCTTAGTGGTCTGTCCCATGAGGAATGTGAAGAATTCCAGGCTGCTGTCTGTGCAGGAAACCTCGCGGAAGCCATCACGGTGGTGAAGAAATCTGACGCGTTGTTAAAAAATACCAAGCTAGACGTTGCCATCACCGGAGAACAGGGCTCTGGCAGGTCATCTTTCATCAACGCCATCCGAAGCCTAGCTGACGATGACGAAGGTGCAGCTGAGACCGAGGTGACAGAATCAGCAAAGGAGCCAACTCCTTATCCGCATCCCAAGCACCCAAATGTCATGATGTGGGACCTGCCTGGGATCGGGACGCCAAATTATCCAGCAAACGCATATGTGGAGAAGGTGGATTTTGCTCGCTATGATTTCTTCATCATTATCACAGCAGGGCGGTTCCGAGAGTCGGATGCCAACCTGGCCCAGGAGATACAGAGGATGGGGAAGAAGTTTTACTTTGTCCGCTCCAAGGTGGACGTGGACTTGTGcagtgaaagaaaaggaaaaatgaaggTCAAGGAGGAGACAGTCCTGCAGACAATCAGAAACGATTGCATCAGGAACCTGCAAAAAGCAGGCATCCTTTCCCCACAGGTTTTTCTGGTGTCGAGATGGGACTTTGAGGAGCACGATGCTCCCCGACTTCAGGAGACCTTTTCAAATGAACTCGACACTCACAGGAGACATGCCATCTTTCATGtcctgctcagcacctctgaacaaCCCTTAAACTGGAAGAAAGAGGCCGTGGAGCAGCAGATCTGGAAACAAGCCTTTAACTCAGGCGCTATTGCCACCATTCCTCTCCCATTTCTCTCTGTTTGGTGGGATGTTGGCGTCTTGGTGGATAACGTGACCAAGTTCTGTGAGAGCTTTGGCCTGGACGACTATTCCCTCAGAGCCCTTGAAAAGCCCATGGGCAAGTCTGGTGAGCTGAAGACTGTGATACAATTCCCGCTGGCCAAAGATAGATCAAGAGATGAGGCTTTCAAGCTTCTGAAAGAGGCTACAGGGCAGGTTATGATGATAGCGAAGTATTTCATCAGCATGATCCCAGGGATTGGTACTGTGATAGCAGCAGTGACGTCTTACAGAGTCACGGGCAGATTGCTGCGTACGTTTGTGGCTCAAGTTGCAGAAGATGCTCAAAGAGTCCTGAAAAGGGCTTTGGAGGGAGCTGAGAAAAGAGATTAA